Proteins encoded by one window of Cloeon dipterum chromosome 2, ieCloDipt1.1, whole genome shotgun sequence:
- the LOC135935899 gene encoding PHD finger protein 12: MDKLDFDFDANGGLMPQIQALIAPPVSEEKGKKKETKHPYYRRPGKGHNHDCCDSCGEGGDLLCCDKCPASFHLLCHDPPLDEDDIPTGMWLCHSCKYNAQNTTQSTKSTDRLKKDRTESPATSKSSTPVPFSDSVGSRLSRRRDSEQGNSTDSRDLASTETPFEAEALNVSARCEQPLETLIKAATQLNPKEFELPYQYLEPIPLPGTEKFTSRRGKSKRKPHELDNGLVPLPAKLCHGCHKSCRVASLLACDYCPLLFHLDCLTPPLTTVPSGRWMCPAHPNHSVDQKLLQSCGATERLRLWDRYCTAPVDPEAVKIDFLRHSRISQSIPRKRVPRVKLNHKNTAKVPEAVRQHYLNPQPLVPQGCPVPAMPLPGDMIPKESTKEEQELWLASVLSLQNSIASHLSQTSKEMTKLKGPQGDTKPPLLSNGGLSNGDICNGDYDMDKRRVRGASYASGQSSKLAALLQEDVFTGKMSDLDQLDESLIRALALQRLQEIKSRTSAHTIAKPSVQLAPCISRPLSNIYVPTSLPAKATIYPVIACKVRKELAHLMTLRQLSIGLGNNVDIDLSKYGHCNYVSPLHALIFYDNSTKEYELINYSEHGTAIDSIFYCIEESVIEPYQPPQPSYNPRDPPLTVGARKILTARRRKWKCLSQASQEEPEEGKLKSLISAYEEIPDDEAKKEAEESRIRRRVNSLQGKCNCNSKRLENLKAQGPGWEGSALLKHGSHLKFGCLHFVFARLRPAEESVY; the protein is encoded by the exons ATGGACAAATTGGACTTCGATTTCGACGCGAACGGAGGCTTGATGCCC CAAATTCAAGCTCTGATAGCTCCTCCTGTCAGCGAAGAGAAAGgcaagaaaaaagaaacaaaacacCCTTACTATAGACGACCAGGCAAGGGTCACAACCATGATTGCTGCGACTCTTGCGGCGAAGGTGGCGACTTGTTGTGCTGCGACAAGTGCCCAGCCTCGTTCCACCTTCTTTGCCA CGACCCTCCCCTAGACGAGGATGACATACCCACAGGCATGTGGCTATGCCACAGTTGCAAATATAATGCTCAG AACACAACTCAGAGTACAAAAAGCACAGACAGGTTAAAAAAGGATCGAACAGAGAGCCCTGCAACGTCAAAATCGTCCACGCCTGTTCCGTTCTCTGATAGTGTTGGCTCGAGACTGTCAAGAAGGAGGGATTCAGAACAGGGAAACTCAACAGATTCCCGAGATTTGGCTTCCACCGAGACACCATTCGAAGCAGAGGCCCTCAACGTCAGCGCCAGATGTGAGCAGCCTCTGGAAACGTTGATCAAGGCAGCAACCCAGTTGAACCCAAAAGAGTTTGAATTGCCTTATCAATACTTGGAGCCAATCCCCTTACCGGGAACAGAGAAAT TTACATCGAGAAGAGGGAAGAGCAAACGAAAGCCGCACGAACTGGACAATGGTCTTGTACCCTTACCAGCAAAACTCTGCCATGGGTGCCACaa GAGTTGTCGAGTGGCCTCTCTATTAGCTTGCGACTACTGTCCACTGCTCTTCCACCTGGACTGTCTGACTCCTCCGCTGACCACCGTCCCAAGTGGCAGGTGGATGTGTCCAGCTCATCCCAACCATAGTGTC GACCAGAAATTGCTTCAATCTTGTGGGGCGACTGAAAGACTTCGCCTGTGGGATCGGTATTGCACCGCGCCAGTTGACCCAGAAGCGGTGAAGATTGATTTCCTGCGACACTCGAGAATTTCTCAAAGTATACCTAGAAAAAGAGTTCCCAGAGTGAAACTCAACCACAAAAATACTGCAAAG GTACCTGAGGCGGTGCGCCAACACTACTTGAATCCCCAACCCTTGGTCCCTCAAGGCTGCCCTGTTCCTGCGATGCCACTTCCAGGTGATATGATTCCCAAGGAATCTACAAAAGAGGAGCAGGAGCTG TGGCTGGCAAGTGTTTTGTCACTTCAAAATAGCATCGCGTCACATTTAAGCCAAACTAGCAAGGAGATGACAAAATTGAAAGGCCCCCAGGGTGACACAAAACCGCCACTGCTTAGCAATGGAGGCCTCAGCAACGGGGACATCTGCAATGGTGACTATGACATGGACAAGCGGAGGGTCCGAGG TGCGAGCTACGCGTCAGGCCAGTCAAGCAAATTGGCAGCACTATTGCAAGAAGATGTTTTCACAGGGAAAATGTCAG ATCTGGACCAGCTTGACGAATCGCTAATTCGGGCACTGGCATTGCAACGGTTACAAGAGATAAAATCAAGGACGTCGGCCCACACGATTGCTAAGCCAAGCGTGCAGCTTGCACCCTGCATATCACGTCCTCTCTCTAACATCTATGTGCCGACTAGTTTGCCGGCCAAAGCGACCATATACCCAGTGATTGCGTGCAAAGTGCGGAAGGAACTGGCGCACCTGATGACCTTGCGACAGCTCTCCATAGGGTTGGGTAACAACGTCGACATAGATCTCTCTAAGTATGGCCACTGCAACTATGTCTCGCCGCTCCATGCACTCATTTTCTATGACAAT agCACAAAGGAATATGAATTAATCAACTACAGTGAGCATGGCACTGCCATcgacagtattttttattgcattgaaGAGAGCGTTATCGAGCCTTACCAACCACCGCAACCAAGCTACAATCCAAGAGACCCTCCGCTCACTGTTGGTGCTAGAAAAATTTTGACAGCAAGGCGGAGAAA ATGGAAATGCCTGAGTCAAGCATCGCAAGAGGAACCTGAGGAAGGAAAGCTCAAATCGCTGATTTCGGCCTACGAAGAGATCCCAGATGACGAGGCGAAAAAAGAAGCAGAAGAGTCAAGAATTAGAAGAAGAGTTAACTCGCTGCAG GGGAAATGCAACTGCAACTCAAAGAGATTGGAAAACTTAAAAGCACAAGGTCCTGGCTGGGAAGGCTCAGCACTCCTCAAGCACGGGTCGCACTTGAAATTTGGCTGTTTGCATTTTGTCTTCGCGCGTTTGCGGCCAGCTGAGGAATCAGTTTATTAA
- the ND-MLRQ gene encoding cytochrome c oxidase subunit NDUFA4 gives MQGLSLAGMKKHPSLIPLFLCIGVGTAGAVYYILRLATRNPDVTWNRNTNPLPNQEFANKQYKFYSPIRDYSKIESPAPKF, from the exons ATGCAGGGTCTCAGCTTAGCTGGAATGAAGAAACACCCTTCC cTGATCCCTCTGTTTTTGTGTATTGGAGTCGGAACTGCTGGCGCTGTCTACTATATTTTGCGCCTTGCCACCCGCAACCCTGATGTTACGTGGAACAGGAACACTAACCCCCTGCCCAACCAGGAGTTTGCCAACAAGCAATACAAG TTCTACTCGCCAATCAGAGATTATTCCAAGATTGAGAGCCCCGCTCCCAAATTCTAA